The Fulvia fulva chromosome 11, complete sequence genome segment CCGAGAAGCCACTCCTATTGCGCCGCAAGCTGCGAGTTCGTCGATGATCGACTCGACCCCCATACCACAACTACCGGACAGACACAAGCCTGGTGTGCTGGAGCAGGGAAACGCCCTTACCTTGCGCGACCAGGAAGCCAAGCTCGACCAGATTCAGAAGGACAACTTCGGCCTGAAGCTGAAGATCCACTTTCTCGAAGAGGCACTGCGGAAGACGGGCAACGAGTACCACCGGCAGACATTGAGGGAGAACGTCGAGCTCAAGACTGAGAAGGGCTCCATACAGCTGGACCTGAAGAAGCACAGAAAACGCGTGCAAGAGGCGGAGCGGCAGCTGGAGGAGTACAGGGTGCTCTTGAAAGAATACCAAGAGAAGGTCAAGAAGCGACACACCACCGAACGCGACCAGGAAGAGTTCGATCGTTTGCAGAAGATGGCGGAAGAGTCACAGAAGATCGCCGACGATCGTGAGCAAGAATTGGAGACCATGCGCGAGAAGCTGGACCAGGCCGAGCAGCTCCAGAACAGTGGCGACGATGCGGACAAGCTGAAGGAGCAACTGCAAGATCTCGAGCAGGATATTCGCGATCGTGATCGCGAGCTTGACGAAAAGGATGCCAAGATCGAGGAAATGCAAGACAAGCTGGACGAGGCCGCACGTTCGACAGACGACTCCGACGAGGTACAGCGACTGAAGGACGAGTTGCGAGAATGGGAGCAAGATGTGCAGGAGCGCGACCGTCAGCTGGAGGAGAAGGATGAGAGACTGGCGAAGCTCAAAGATCAGGTGAAAGCACTCCAGGCGGACAATGCGAATGTCGACAATATGCAGAAAGACATTGAAGAGATGGATGCTGAGCTGCGAGAGAAAGACGACGAGCTTGCCCAGAAGAAGAGACAGATATCTGAGCTCCAAGAACAAGTCAATGGCTCCTACGATCGCGAAAAGTCAACGAAGAAGCTGCGGAGTGATGTGTCTGATCTGGAGACCAAGCTCAGAGAAAAGGAGCAGAATCTGGATGAGAGCAGGGAGCAGATTCGTGGCCTCGAGAAGCGGCTTCAGTCTGCAGAGTCTGCCGGTTCTGACCTTCGACACAAGGACGACGAGCTTCGTAATGCTCAACGCGAGCTCGCGGACAAAGATGGCGAAATCCGAGCTCTACAGGAACGAGTACAGACTGCACGTGGCAGCTGGGATGCTGAAGCTCGCCAAGTCGATGAGCGCATGCAGGAGAAGGATCGCGTCATCCGGGAGAAGGAGAGCCTGCTACGAGACAAATCACGAGTGATCGAGGAGCGAGATGAAGAGCTGGCCGATCTCGAAAAGCGCGTCCGCACCGCAGAGCATGCTCGTGATGAAGCGCTTCGCAAGCAGAGTTCGGGCGTCCGTGAGCTGCAAGACCAGGTCAACGAAATGCAAGAGAAGCTGCGTGTGGCATCAGCTTCTTCACAGGCCAAGCTCAACGAGAAGGACGGTCTCATTCAAGCACGAGAGACGGAGATGCAAGCATTGCAGGATCGCCTCAGTAGTCTGCAGTCGGGTGATAATGCTGAACTTCGCAAGAAGCTTGAGCAGATCCAACGACTTGAGATGGAGCTGCAGAATAAGGAGCGTGACATCAAGGATCAGAGTCAGCAGATTATGAGCTTGAAGTCACGTCTTGGAGCTATGGAGACGCCATCAAAGAAAGACAGCCTAATCAAGCAACAAGCCGAGGAGGTCCGAAGTCTCCAACAGCAGTTGCAGCAAGCAGAACAGGACAAGGAGCGAGAGCTAGAAGAGGCTGATGGAATACTTGCAGACTATGAGGCCGAGCGAGATCAGCTTCAGAAGCAAGTCGAGTCTTTCCGTGGCAAGGACGAGCAGATCGTTAGTCTGGAGGATGAGCTCGATGATCTACAAGCGCAACTCCAGCAAGCTATGGAGCAGCGACAGGCGGACGTGCAGAAGCTGAAACAAGAACTTGAGGCTGCGCGATCAAGCAGGGGCGACTCTGAAGAACTTCAACGCAAGCTGCAAGAGATGCAGACAAAGTACGAAGATCTTGAAGCCGAGCTTGCCGTTCTGGAGGACAGCAACGGTTCCATGCAGCAGGAGAAGGCAGATCTTGAAAGTCGGATTCGTAGCCTCGAGAGTGAGGTCGAGCGAGCATGGCGCGCTAAAGACAACGGCACGCCAGTACGCGAGCGAGATGAGCTTCGACGAAAGCTGAGGACTGTTGAAAACGAGCGACAGAATCTGGCAGTCACAGTCAAGACACTTGAAGCTGAGCTCGACAATGCTGCCAAGTCACGTACCAATGGTACGCCAGTACGTGAGCGCAACGATGCCCGTCAGAAGCTTCGTGAAGCCGAGTCGCGTGCTGCCAAGTTGCAAGACCAGGTAAAGACGCTCGAGGATGAGCTGGCCTTTGCTCAACAAGAGCGAACTATCGCAGAAGAGCGCCAAGATCTGCACGAGATGCTCAAGCAGTCGAAGCTCGAAGCCGAGCAGTTGTCCATCAAGCTTGCCAAGCGCGAGAAGCAGGAGACCGCAGCCAAGCGCAAGGAGAATGAGCTTCAAAGCCAGCTGCAGAATGCTCATGCTGAGATTGAGGATCTTCAAGCCCAAATTGCTGAGATGGAGAACCAGACCGCGGCTTTCACGACTAAGCAGCAAGATCACCGCGGTACTGCTCGAGAGCTTCGAAATGCAAAGGCCCGGCTTGAAGAGTTGCAACTTCAGATCCAAGACCGACAAGGCAGCTCGTCGGGACACGCCAGACGAGAAGCAGAACTACGCGCTCAACTCCGAGACACCAAGGCCGAGCTCGACAAACTACAGCTCGAGGTTGTGGAAAAGGACGACAGACTTCAGATTCTCCAGCGTAAGGAACACGACCTCCGCGAACGTCTTGGAAAGGCGCGAGCAGACGAGACTTTTGATCTCAACAAGCAAGACCTCCAAGCACAGCTGGATGACGCCGAAGTCGAGCTCCAAGCCTTGCAATCACAACTCGTGGACCGCAGCAGACTCCTTCAAGCTTCGAGCGAGCGAGAGAAAGAGCTCCGCAACAAACTGAAGAGTGTTCGCTCTGCTGACCATGCGATGAGCGCCGACCAGTTCCAGAAGATGCAGAATGTCGAGACGAGGCATCAAGCGGAGCTGAAGGGTTTGGCGAAGCAGATCCAGTACCTCCGCGCCAAATGCACGAGAGAAGAAACGTTCCGAGCCGATCTTGTATTTGTGAAGAAGTGGTTCCTGATGCAGGTTGGGATGTACAATGCCTGGTAAGTTCACTACCCCTAATTCTTCAGCACGACTATATTAACAATTTGACAGCAACAAAGCCGATATCCGCCTCCTGGAAGAAATCGGCGTGACGCCGGATATGTCGTTCCGAGAGAAGAAGCACTCGTTGCGCACCGTTGGTTTGATGGTTGTGGCGAGTGTGAGGATGAAGAAGTTACAGGAGCAGTGGGCGCCGCAGAAGAAGTTGAATGAGGTGCTTTTGAAGAAATTGGAGGGAATGAGGAGGGAGCGGAAGGTTTTCAGTGGGAAGGCTGGGCGGTGATGGAGGTTGATGTTTGACGCTCATCCTTGCCCGATATGTTACGACTGATGATGATAGCGTGGTGTTGGTGGTATGGCGTTCGTTGAAGTGTGCATACATAACATGAACCTGGAAGACATCTCGTATTCGCAAATCGACTTCTTGTCATGTTCTGGATCCTGGCTGTAAGATCGACATCGAACTCGAAAAAGGCAAGGCACAAAAAGAGTAAAAAGAACAAACAGCCTTATCCGGTTGAATAGGTGCCACATGCGACTACACTCCGTGGAAGCAACGTGGCACGGTCAGCTGTTGCGCTGCGTACTTGACTAGGCCATCGCGACAAGAGTCTCTGTCGAGAGGCGCTACAGTTTCTATGGTCAACATCGGTTCGATGCTAGCGGCAACGCTGGTGAAATGGCATGTGATCACCTCCCCATGACTCCTGAAGCCGCAAGGTATATATGCTCACATCATCTTGGATCTTTCGACAGATATCCTCGCTCGAATGGCTCAGTCAAGACACTGCAAGTGTCGGCTTGCCTAATGCTCCAACTGCTACTTCTGGTCCATGTCATTGACATGGTTGTCGAAGTATTGGTAAGCACAGTCATTCGCGCGAGGATGTTTTGTTTTGTTGAATTTGGGTCTTTTTGCTCTTAGTGTCAGCTCTATCAGATATTAGACATTACGTCGTGAAGGGAAATGTTTTTTTGCTGGCAAGAGCTAGGAGCAAAAGAGGATGAGCAGGATGCAAGCACGGAAGCATTGTAGCAAAAAGACGAGAAGAAACAAACACCACTGCTCGAACAGCGGGAGCACGGAAGAAGAAGTTTCCACTCCGATGGAGTGTAGCGCCCCTTCCATAGAGCTGATCGTGAAAGCGTATTGCTCTCACTTTGCCATTCGAGCAGAGATGTCTGTCGGAGGCAACGCGTAACCGGCTGTATATCTACCGTTGTTTGGTGATGCCAAGAACAGCGAGGCTTGGGCATGTGATCGGTGTCTGAGTCCGAGTCAGGAGATCAGAGTGGTAATATAATCTGTTGCATGGCTGAGTCTCATCGACAAGCATCTTTGGTCGAATGGCGCAGTCAAGGTGCTATACAGTATGAGACTGTAATCATGATATGACGGTAGTTTGGCTTCACGTCAATGGCCGTGAGGTCCTCGGCGGTGTAATCAGGCCTTTCGAGCAGGGGTGTTTGTTTTACTTTTTGCTCTGACACGGGCCTTCGCCAAGTTTACAGCGTCTGTCCGCATAAGAGTCACAAGTGTCTTTAGTTGCCGCGCTCGGAGCACAAACCAATCCGCTGCGATCCTGGATTTGGCTGGGATGTTCGGCAACGCTTGTGACTCTTATGCGGACAGACGCTGTACAGCGAATCAGCATAAGCATGACAATCATTGAGCATTGTAGGGGTCCTCTGGGAATCGAAACTTCTAGCATCACTATCGCGAGCTGAAGGAGTGCAGTTGAAGCAAAAAGAACGAACAACCTTGCCGAGAGGCACCCCAGCACCACCAGACAGAGGGATGTGAAGAATCATCACGCGCTGTCAATGTTATCACCGGATTCAAGGCAGGGCAGCGACTCGGCGAAGGAGACGTAAGTAGGCTGTAGCACTGACTTTGCTAGCATGAGGTAAGAAATATCGCAACAGAGGCCACATTTTCTATCTGTATCGTCCGTGACGCTCCCTCTTTCCCTCCACGTCCTCGCTCGCATAGTCTATATCATGACCTTCTTGTGCCCCATACGACTCGCCAAAGCGACGCCGGAGACATCACAAGCAGAAACAGAGTCCACTCGATCGGCGGCGTCCGTTTTGCCTGCCCACTAGCAAGACCTTGAAGCCACCATACGCATATCTCTCTACTTCGCTGCGCGGGTGTAGACTCTGTGGTAGGATTATCAAGGGGATACACCAATCGTAGTCGACCCGTGCTTGGACCATAATGCATGAGTGTGAACCGCGGCTGTGGTCCTTCCAAGTGCGACAAATGCAGCCCAGGCGTAAAAGCAGCCAATATGCTCATCTCTCTGCTCTCCAGATGCCGTTCGTTGACGGACAACTTCATTTGATGCAAGTTACCATTACTTGTCCCGTCGTACATGTAAGCGCCACGATGTCTTGACTCGAAGATCTTGCACAAGGTCCTGCGGATGATCTCGACTTCCCCCAGTGTCAGTTGTTCAAACGGCTCTTTCAGGGAAATGGCCGCCGCGAGTTCTTGCACATTCTTGTTCCCCCGGAGCCACCGCCGCGCCACGTGAGACTCAGATGCGCGGTACTATAGTCGACATGCCCACCGCCCGGTCTGCTTGTCCATCGTCAGCGTAAGGCGGCTACTCCTTACTTCCAGCACGCCCCACTCAACATAGTACTCGAAATCCACATGTCGTGCCTGTCGCCAGATATGGTGAGAGACGCATTGTCGGAGCCCCTTCGTTCCCGTGGCACCATGCGCCATCATCCCCTGGAATTCATGCTTGCTGGTGAAGAATTCGTCGACCTCGCATTTCATCTGGTGGCACAGACTGCGTGCTTTCTTGAGAAACATGATTGTCCGCAGATCCTCATAGCCGGGAATGTAAGATTCCAGTCGTCGGTACGCGTAGCCTTGGTACATGGGTTGTTGTCCGAAGCATGTTAGCACCGTGTCGTGTCTACTGACGAAGAGGTAGGAGTATATCTCGTGGCGAAGTTCTGGTGGAAGGTCGAAGAAGCCGATTTTAGTCTTTGTAGTGGGTTCCATGTTGATGCATGTATTTTGCGACGATGCCATGTCGGTTGGGTCGTATAGTGATGAAGTCGGCGAAGATAATTGTGATATGATCTCGTCGCAGAAAATTCATCGTGG includes the following:
- a CDS encoding Spindle pole body protein pcp1, encoding MAHNYIDTPGSERGRNNTFMSSPAKHIDLSFAQPFASPSKNPAQDLRNQMRGLRGAPPPTRTPRPRTALVDKRNPGGKQEFTPLLKSAKRNQLLQQSVLEDKENTADLKTPHGLRQSYRGRTPGPPISSSMLDEETGRSADREATPIAPQAASSSMIDSTPIPQLPDRHKPGVLEQGNALTLRDQEAKLDQIQKDNFGLKLKIHFLEEALRKTGNEYHRQTLRENVELKTEKGSIQLDLKKHRKRVQEAERQLEEYRVLLKEYQEKVKKRHTTERDQEEFDRLQKMAEESQKIADDREQELETMREKLDQAEQLQNSGDDADKLKEQLQDLEQDIRDRDRELDEKDAKIEEMQDKLDEAARSTDDSDEVQRLKDELREWEQDVQERDRQLEEKDERLAKLKDQVKALQADNANVDNMQKDIEEMDAELREKDDELAQKKRQISELQEQVNGSYDREKSTKKLRSDVSDLETKLREKEQNLDESREQIRGLEKRLQSAESAGSDLRHKDDELRNAQRELADKDGEIRALQERVQTARGSWDAEARQVDERMQEKDRVIREKESLLRDKSRVIEERDEELADLEKRVRTAEHARDEALRKQSSGVRELQDQVNEMQEKLRVASASSQAKLNEKDGLIQARETEMQALQDRLSSLQSGDNAELRKKLEQIQRLEMELQNKERDIKDQSQQIMSLKSRLGAMETPSKKDSLIKQQAEEVRSLQQQLQQAEQDKERELEEADGILADYEAERDQLQKQVESFRGKDEQIVSLEDELDDLQAQLQQAMEQRQADVQKLKQELEAARSSRGDSEELQRKLQEMQTKYEDLEAELAVLEDSNGSMQQEKADLESRIRSLESEVERAWRAKDNGTPVRERDELRRKLRTVENERQNLAVTVKTLEAELDNAAKSRTNGTPVRERNDARQKLREAESRAAKLQDQVKTLEDELAFAQQERTIAEERQDLHEMLKQSKLEAEQLSIKLAKREKQETAAKRKENELQSQLQNAHAEIEDLQAQIAEMENQTAAFTTKQQDHRGTARELRNAKARLEELQLQIQDRQGSSSGHARREAELRAQLRDTKAELDKLQLEVVEKDDRLQILQRKEHDLRERLGKARADETFDLNKQDLQAQLDDAEVELQALQSQLVDRSRLLQASSEREKELRNKLKSVRSADHAMSADQFQKMQNVETRHQAELKGLAKQIQYLRAKCTREETFRADLVFVKKWFLMQVGMYNACNKADIRLLEEIGVTPDMSFREKKHSLRTVGLMVVASVRMKKLQEQWAPQKKLNEVLLKKLEGMRRERKVFSGKAGR